From Myxocyprinus asiaticus isolate MX2 ecotype Aquarium Trade chromosome 25, UBuf_Myxa_2, whole genome shotgun sequence, one genomic window encodes:
- the LOC127416474 gene encoding ras-related protein Rab-15-like isoform X1: MAKQYDVLFRLLLLGDSGVGKTCLLCRFTDNEFHPSHISTIGVDFKMKTLEIDGIKVRIQIWDTAGQERYQTITKQYYRRAQGIFLVYDITSERSFQHIMKWASDVDEYAPEKVQKILVGNKSDEEQKRQVATEQGNKLAKAYGMDFFETSAFTNHNITESFTRLAELVLQANKKDLDLLGSSINDEFNLAVLEEQEGLCNAGDNTHKSCWC; the protein is encoded by the exons ATGGCCAAACAGTATGATGTGCTGTTTAGACTCTTGCTTCTCGGAGACTCCGGTGTCGGAAAAACCTGCCTATTGTGCAGATTCACGGACAATGAATTTCATCCCTCTCACATTTCTACCATCG GTGTCGATTTCAAAATGAAGACCTTAGAGATAGACGGCATTAAAGTACGAATACAGATATG GGACACAGCAGGTCAGGAAAGATATCAGACCATTACGAAGCAGTACTACAGACGAGCACAG GGCATCTTTCTGGTGTATGACATCACAAGCGAACGTTCATTTCAGCACATCATGAAGTGGGCCAGTGATGTAGATGAG TATGCCCCTGAGAAGGTGCAGAAGATACTTGTTGGGAACAAGTCTGATGAAGAACAGAAGAGACAAGTAGCTACAGAGCAGGGGAATAAG CTCGCCAAGGCTTATGGGATGGACTTTTTTGAGACAAGTGCCTTTACCAACCACAACATTACAGAG TCTTTTACCCGATTGGCTGAATTAGTCTTACAAGCCAATAAGAAGGATCTTGATTTGTTGGGAAGCTCAATCAATGACGAGTTCAATCTGGCTGTTTTGGAGGAGCAGGAAGGATTGTGTAATGCTGGCGACAACACCCACAAATCCTGCTGGTGCTGA
- the LOC127416474 gene encoding ras-related protein Rab-15-like isoform X2, with protein sequence MAKQYDVLFRLLLLGDSGVGKTCLLCRFTDNEFHPSHISTIGVDFKMKTLEIDGIKVRIQIWDTAGQERYQTITKQYYRRAQGIFLVYDITSERSFQHIMKWASDVDEYAPEKVQKILVGNKSDEEQKRQVATEQGNKLAKAYGMDFFETSAFTNHNITELFRVVYFFSIFFLSVFYPIG encoded by the exons ATGGCCAAACAGTATGATGTGCTGTTTAGACTCTTGCTTCTCGGAGACTCCGGTGTCGGAAAAACCTGCCTATTGTGCAGATTCACGGACAATGAATTTCATCCCTCTCACATTTCTACCATCG GTGTCGATTTCAAAATGAAGACCTTAGAGATAGACGGCATTAAAGTACGAATACAGATATG GGACACAGCAGGTCAGGAAAGATATCAGACCATTACGAAGCAGTACTACAGACGAGCACAG GGCATCTTTCTGGTGTATGACATCACAAGCGAACGTTCATTTCAGCACATCATGAAGTGGGCCAGTGATGTAGATGAG TATGCCCCTGAGAAGGTGCAGAAGATACTTGTTGGGAACAAGTCTGATGAAGAACAGAAGAGACAAGTAGCTACAGAGCAGGGGAATAAG CTCGCCAAGGCTTATGGGATGGACTTTTTTGAGACAAGTGCCTTTACCAACCACAACATTACAGAG CTATTCAGGGTTGTTTATTTCTTCTCCATTTTTTTCTTATCAGTCTTTTACCCGATTGGCTGA